A window from Gottschalkiaceae bacterium SANA encodes these proteins:
- the metF gene encoding methylenetetrahydrofolate reductase [NAD(P)H], with translation MKIRDMLLERKPTVSFEVFPPKRDYPIETIHDTISGLKDLHPDFISVTYGAAGSTQNHTVEIASKIKNEFGIETLAHLTCVTSTQDQIKRVLHELRENQIENLLAMRGDLPESYLNKPDFSPQYHYASELIREIHADGDWSIGGACYPEGHIESKNKLDDIKFLKQKTDEGLDFLVTQLFFDNEMFFQFQEKLELLDIRTPVIAGIFPFVNIRQIKRIQEISGCNLPPKFLRILERYEHSPKALQEAGIAYAVDQIIDLLSSGVDGIHIYTMNKPEVTKRIMRSINHVRSTLNG, from the coding sequence ATGAAAATACGGGATATGTTACTGGAAAGAAAACCAACGGTGTCTTTTGAGGTCTTTCCACCAAAGCGGGATTATCCGATTGAAACCATTCATGATACGATAAGTGGGTTAAAGGATTTGCATCCAGATTTCATTTCTGTCACATATGGTGCTGCAGGTTCGACGCAGAATCATACGGTTGAAATCGCATCTAAGATTAAGAATGAGTTTGGAATCGAAACCTTGGCGCATTTGACCTGTGTGACTTCAACTCAGGATCAGATCAAACGTGTCTTGCATGAATTGAGGGAGAATCAAATTGAGAATCTCTTGGCCATGCGGGGGGATCTGCCAGAATCTTATTTGAATAAGCCTGATTTTTCACCGCAATATCATTATGCAAGTGAATTAATTCGTGAAATTCACGCAGATGGAGATTGGTCAATAGGTGGTGCATGCTATCCGGAAGGGCATATCGAGTCAAAGAATAAGTTGGATGATATTAAGTTTTTAAAGCAAAAGACCGATGAGGGATTGGACTTTTTGGTGACGCAATTGTTTTTTGATAATGAGATGTTCTTTCAGTTTCAAGAAAAGTTAGAACTCTTAGATATTCGGACTCCTGTCATTGCAGGAATTTTCCCCTTCGTCAACATACGGCAGATCAAGCGAATTCAAGAAATTTCAGGCTGTAATCTTCCGCCTAAATTTTTGCGAATTTTGGAGCGATACGAACATAGCCCCAAGGCCTTGCAAGAAGCAGGAATCGCTTATGCGGTTGATCAGATAATTGACCTCTTGTCGAGTGGTGTGGACGGCATACATATCTATACCATGAACAAGCCAGAAGTGACTAAACGAATTATGAGAAGTATCAATCATGTACGATCAACCTTGAATGGTTAG
- a CDS encoding PTS lactose/cellobiose transporter subunit IIA: protein MDMVDIEKLAEVSMEIISYAGMAKSKYILAYESLKKGNQHDYEKQRKEAEENYIHAHRVHSKVLTTEMETRTPQVSLLMVHAEDQLMSVETIRFLTTELAEMMQKLKQA, encoded by the coding sequence ATGGATATGGTAGATATTGAAAAGTTGGCAGAGGTTTCTATGGAAATCATTTCGTATGCGGGAATGGCAAAGTCAAAGTACATTCTTGCCTATGAATCATTGAAAAAAGGAAACCAGCATGATTATGAAAAGCAGCGCAAAGAAGCGGAAGAAAATTATATTCATGCCCATCGAGTGCATAGTAAAGTGCTTACAACCGAGATGGAAACAAGAACACCGCAGGTGAGTTTATTGATGGTTCACGCTGAAGATCAATTGATGAGTGTGGAAACTATTCGCTTTTTAACCACCGAATTAGCAGAAATGATGCAGAAATTAAAGCAGGCTTAA
- a CDS encoding PTS sugar transporter subunit IIB, which translates to MKVLIVCNGGMSSSILMKKMRIAAEEAEMDVVIEARPNSGLDEEIGKWDVCLLGPQIIYALENVKKILGIPTASVDTRVYALADGKKALEQAIALIK; encoded by the coding sequence ATGAAAGTGTTAATTGTATGCAATGGCGGTATGTCTAGTTCCATTTTAATGAAGAAAATGAGAATTGCAGCTGAAGAAGCTGAAATGGATGTTGTGATTGAAGCCCGTCCCAATAGTGGGCTGGATGAAGAAATCGGGAAATGGGATGTTTGTCTTTTAGGACCCCAAATTATCTATGCGCTTGAGAATGTAAAGAAAATTTTAGGCATTCCTACAGCGAGTGTGGATACAAGAGTGTATGCCTTGGCAGATGGTAAAAAAGCGTTGGAACAAGCAATTGCACTTATTAAATAG
- a CDS encoding PRD domain-containing protein, translating to MRTGRQVQILEILIKNTSGIIGSNLASRLGVSDRTVRNDISKINQYLKTYNCSVQSSNKIGYFIESPNVPVIASLLLKFQDEHSMDDIANRYKVIMGKVMFSQEQEIESIAEDLYVSAQTVYKDLVKLQSMLQIKLGADVFTIRNDTVYTTKNEELIRKAFLVFLEKETVRKSTAYTAEIAKLLDGYYRDEEYEKIKKAIASKFKEHNIILSDDSFFMLSWALYYSSLRNENRFLLDGVHSNQKSSKKTITTLSEIVDDFAYIYENDIGFLDSFMWTLKLFDHSEEDISAQHQVIMSDFCEEVQRKYGFDLTNCEDVYHNLAVHTDFMLRRLEEGYEYENIARDIIREKYAYAYEIAMLLVPIVYRYKKKYLIDSELSYIALYIEFYFENIFKSIRVLLVSSNLAGMVNFTKQWILNNFPNQIQIVDVIPVHQLESFLERIEVDLIISMTDILKIESKPVYVIDSLPKESDRIKIYEALTHSRYKGKVERLIDRKFDPKLIHVYEKESTFEDVIHQMSMELYEGEYIESAERFAQDVIEREVNYPTFLSNHFMVPHPLSTFARKSVVSVAILKTPIKYKDKEIKLIFLLASQAIVDEEIQELFQLFKKITPNKKVFDQLIQCDHADDFLSVLSYVSI from the coding sequence ATGCGGACAGGGAGACAAGTTCAAATCTTAGAGATATTGATTAAAAATACTTCTGGTATTATCGGGTCAAATTTAGCTTCTAGATTGGGCGTTTCTGATCGAACTGTCCGTAATGATATCAGCAAGATTAATCAGTATCTAAAAACCTATAATTGTAGTGTTCAATCATCAAATAAAATTGGATATTTTATTGAAAGTCCGAATGTACCAGTCATTGCTTCCTTGCTTTTGAAATTTCAAGACGAGCATAGCATGGATGATATAGCTAATCGGTATAAAGTGATCATGGGGAAAGTGATGTTTTCGCAGGAACAAGAGATTGAAAGCATAGCAGAAGATCTGTATGTTTCTGCACAAACGGTATATAAGGATCTGGTAAAACTGCAGTCGATGCTCCAAATTAAGCTAGGGGCTGACGTCTTTACGATTCGAAATGATACTGTCTATACAACCAAGAATGAGGAATTAATTAGAAAAGCATTTCTTGTATTTTTGGAGAAAGAAACCGTAAGAAAATCGACCGCTTATACGGCAGAAATAGCCAAACTCTTAGATGGGTATTATCGGGATGAAGAATATGAAAAAATAAAAAAGGCAATTGCAAGCAAATTTAAGGAACATAATATTATTCTATCGGATGATTCTTTCTTTATGCTTTCATGGGCTTTGTACTATTCCTCGTTACGCAATGAAAATCGGTTTTTACTGGATGGTGTGCATAGCAATCAGAAGTCATCAAAAAAAACCATTACGACTTTATCAGAGATTGTCGATGATTTTGCTTATATCTATGAAAATGATATTGGATTTCTGGATAGTTTTATGTGGACATTGAAGTTATTTGATCACTCGGAAGAGGATATCAGTGCCCAGCATCAAGTGATTATGAGTGATTTTTGTGAGGAAGTGCAGCGCAAATACGGCTTTGATCTGACCAATTGTGAGGACGTTTATCATAACTTGGCGGTTCATACCGATTTTATGTTGCGACGACTAGAAGAAGGCTATGAGTATGAGAATATAGCAAGAGATATTATTCGTGAAAAATATGCCTATGCCTATGAGATTGCAATGCTGTTGGTTCCAATTGTCTATCGATATAAAAAGAAGTATTTGATTGACTCGGAGCTTTCTTATATCGCATTGTACATTGAGTTTTATTTCGAAAATATTTTTAAAAGTATACGAGTGCTTCTTGTCAGCAGCAATTTGGCTGGGATGGTGAATTTCACAAAACAGTGGATTCTCAACAATTTTCCAAACCAAATTCAGATTGTCGATGTGATCCCAGTTCATCAGTTGGAAAGCTTTTTGGAAAGGATCGAGGTAGACTTAATTATTTCGATGACAGATATTCTGAAGATTGAAAGCAAACCTGTTTATGTAATTGACAGTTTGCCAAAGGAATCAGATCGGATTAAAATTTACGAGGCTTTGACGCATTCGCGATATAAAGGGAAAGTCGAACGATTAATTGATCGGAAATTTGATCCGAAACTGATACATGTATATGAGAAAGAAAGTACCTTTGAAGATGTGATCCATCAAATGTCGATGGAGTTGTACGAAGGCGAATATATTGAATCAGCCGAGCGGTTTGCACAAGATGTAATTGAACGAGAAGTGAATTATCCAACCTTTTTATCCAATCATTTTATGGTTCCGCATCCACTTTCAACATTTGCACGGAAAAGTGTTGTGAGTGTGGCGATTTTAAAGACTCCGATTAAGTACAAAGATAAAGAAATTAAGTTAATTTTCTTACTTGCAAGTCAAGCGATAGTTGATGAAGAAATTCAAGAACTGTTTCAGCTTTTCAAGAAAATCACACCCAATAAAAAGGTGTTCGATCAGCTCATACAGTGTGATCATGCAGACGATTTTTTATCTGTATTGTCTTATGTCTCGATATAA